A region from the Arachis ipaensis cultivar K30076 chromosome B01, Araip1.1, whole genome shotgun sequence genome encodes:
- the LOC107627700 gene encoding formin-like protein 6, translated as MKTHNWSCFFIILSIEFWTILFFAFPSAKALKAFQLCNNASKSNSRRILHQPLFPAASAPALPPPSPSLDTPSPPEIPFFNENPPGPPQADLNQQPAAVDTTNGRIANPTATQPAKPVKTVAIVVSVAFVTFAMLFVLAFFLYKQTAKQQPAETTQKLVAVGSRNELPPPAAAAPPSSLYYIGTVDPSRASVSEPSEEATSSEMNRSSYRKLNSMKVSERYRPSPELQPLPPLSKTVADGSHPPPAASSSSSSDDEVDSRDTAFHSPQASSLSLDDGYHTPVSRHSYLSNGSGTAAAPPVPFSKRTSPKSRISASSDTRIAMMPPIKHAPPRSPSPTQQESTSGPSRRPTFSAPPPAPNLTHIHSNMSKNSINPPPPPPPPPPPMRAAPRKSWSRSQVAASAAKSIAKASEELNKMKSVASSEKLDGDDVEGGRPKLKALHWDKVRATSERATVWDQLKSSSFQLNEGMMESLFGCGATSSTPKETVTRKSVIPPVEQENRVLDPKKSQNIAIMLRALNVTRDEVSEALLDGNPEGLGAELLETLVKMAPTKEEEIKLKSYDAGVSKLGSAERFLKTVLDIPLAFKRVEAMLYRANFDTEVNYLRKSFQTLETASEELKNSRLFLKLLEAVLRTGNRMNVGTYRGDAKAFKLDTLLKLVDIKGTDGKTTLLHFVVQEIIRTEGSSGESSSKNAQAEMNSQFNDDEFRKKGLQVVAGLSRDLGNVKNAAGMDSEVLSSYVSKLESGLDKVRLVLQHEKPGMQGNFFNSMKLFLKVAEAKIVTIKSDERKALFLVKEVTEYFHGNMAKEEAHPFRIFMIVRDFLNILDQVCKEVGKMQDKTVISSARSFRIAASASLPVLNRYHARQDTTSSDEESSSP; from the exons ATGAAAACTCATAATTGGAGCTGCTTCTTTATTATCTTATCAATAGAGTTTTGGACCATCCTCTTCTTCGCCTTTCCCTCCGCAAAAGCCCTCAAGGCATTTCAATTATGTAATAATGCTTCAAAATCCAACTCAAGAAGAATTCTACACCAGCCGCTTTTTCCGGCAGCATCAGCTCCGGCGTTACCTCCGCCTTCGCCGTCACTGGACACTCCTTCCCCTCCGGAAATTCCTTTCTTCAACGAGAATCCACCAGGTCCACCGCAGGCGGACCTGAACCAGCAGCCGGCAGCGGTGGACACCACCAACGGCCGAATTGCAAACCCGACGGCAACGCAGCCGGCGAAGCCGGTTAAGACAGTGGCGATTGTGGTATCTGTCGCGTTCGTTACGTTTGCAATGCTGTTTGTGCTGGCGTTCTTCTTGTATAAGCAAACGGCGAAGCAGCAGCCGGCGGAGACGACGCAGAAGCTGGTGGCCGTAGGGTCACGAAACGAGTTGCCACCACCGGCGGCGGCGGCGCCACCGTCTAGTTTGTACTACATTGGGACGGTGGATCCAAGCAGAGCGTCGGTGAGCGAACCGAGTGAAGAAGCCACTTCGAGTGAAATGAACCGTTCTTCATATCGAAAACTGAATTCGATGAAGGTTTCAGAAAGGTACCGTCCCAGCCCCGAGCTTCAGCCATTGCCGCCGCTAAGCAAAACCGTCGCCGACGGCAGCCATCCGCCACCGGCTGCCTCCTCGTCATCTTCGTCCGATGACGAAGTGGATAGCCGAGACACGGCGTTTCACTCGCCACAGGCCTCATCTCTCAGCCTCGATGACGGTTACCACACGCCGGTTTCGCGCCATAGTTATCTCTCCAACGGTAGCGGTACTGCGGCGGCACCGCCAGTTCCTTTCTCGAAGAGAACTTCTCCGAAGTCTCGGATTTCAGCTTCGTCGGATACCAGAATCGCCATGATGCCACCAATTAAGCATGCTCCGCCACGGTCACCATCCCCGACACAGCAAGAATCTACCTCCGGTCCTTCCAGACGGCCGACATTCTCGGCACCTCCTCCAGCACCAAATTTAACTCATATTCATTCAAATATGTCCAAGAATTCAATCAATCCTCCGCCACcgccaccacctcctcctccgcCAATGCGAGCAGCGCCCCGGAAG TCTTGGTCTCGGAGCCAAGTTGCAGCATCCGCTGCAAAGAGCATTGCAAAGGCTTCAGAGGAGTTAAACAAGATGAAGAGCGTGGCATCATCTGAGAAGTTGGACGGTGATGACGTGGAAGGAGGAAGACCCAAGCTGAAGGCTCTGCATTGGGATAAAGTGCGTGCTACATCTGAGCGTGCCACTGTGTGGGACCAGTTAAAGTCAAGTTCGTTTCA ATTAAATGAGGGCATGATGGAATCTCTCTTTGGCTGCGGTGCCACCAGTTCTACACCTAAAGAAACGGTTACAAGGAAATCAGTTATTCCGCCCGTTGAACAGGAGAACAGAGTGTTAGATCCCAAGAAGTCCCAAAACATTGCTATAATGCTCAGGGCACTCAATGTTACTAGAGATGAGGTCTCCGAAGCTCTCTTGGACG GGAATCCTGAAGGTTTGGGTGCTGAGCTATTGGAAACTCTTGTAAAGATGGCACCAACTAAAGAGGAAGAAATAAAACTCAAAAGCTATGATGCTGGTGTTTCAAAACTAGGCTCTGCAGAGAGATTCCTTAAAACTGTCCTTGACATACCATTAGCCTTCAAAAGAGTGGAAGCCATGTTGTACAGAGCGAATTTTGACACAGAAGTTAACTACCTTAGGAAATCCTTTCAAACCCTCGAG ACAGCGAGTGAGGAATTGAAGAACAGCCGGTTGTTCCTCAAACTCCTTGAAGCTGTTCTTAGGACAGGGAACAGAATGAATGTTGGAACCTACCGTGGCGATGCCAAGGCGTTCAAGCTAGACACACTCCTAAAACTTGTAGATATAAAGGGAACAGATGGAAAGACCACATTGCTTCACTTTGTTGTCCAAGAAATCATTAGAACGGAAGGTTCAAGTGGCGAATCGTCCAGCAAAAATGCACAGGCAGAAATGAATTCTCAAtttaatgatgatgagttcaGAAAGAAAGGATTGCAGGTTGTGGCTGGACTGAGTAGAGACCTTGGAAACGTGAAAAATGCTGCAGGAATGGACTCCGAAGTCTTAAGTAGTTATGTCTCTAAGCTCGAATCGGGTCTTGATAAAGTGAGATTGGTTCTGCAGCATGAAAAGCCGGGTATGCAGGGGAATTTCTTCAACTCAATGAAGCTATTCCTGAAAGTTGCCGAAGCGAAAATCGTTACGATTAAGTCTGATGAGAGAAAGGCTTTGTTCCTTGTGAAAGAAGTAACAGAGTACTTTCATGGGAATATGGCAAAGGAAGAAGCGcatccttttagaattttcatgatTGTGAGAGACTTTCTCAATATTTTGGATCAGGTCTGCAAAGAAGTGGGGAAGATGCAGGACAAAACTGTGATTAGCTCCGCGAGATCCTTCAGGATAGCCGCGAGCGCGTCGTTACCAGTTCTCAACAGGTACCATGCAAGGCAAGATACAACCAGTTCAGATGAAGAGAGCTCATCTCCCTAG